A region from the Benincasa hispida cultivar B227 chromosome 12, ASM972705v1, whole genome shotgun sequence genome encodes:
- the LOC120067054 gene encoding serine/threonine-protein kinase tricornered-like, with amino-acid sequence MEATRCWFNKFRSKDKPKPSTNKESTGNARDGSRAPTSEDVPSNVTKQKVAAAKQYIENHYKKQMKSLEERRERRHVLEKKLADAEVSQEEQSNLLKHLEKKETEYMRLQRHKMGADDFEPLTMIGRGAFGEVRVCREKATGHVYAMKKLKKSEMLRRGQVEHVKAERNLLAEVDSNCIVKLYCSFQDEEYLYLIMEYLPGGDMMTLLMRKDTLTEDEARFYVGETVLAIESIHKHNYIHRDIKPDNLLLDKDGHMKLSDFGLCKPLDCSNLQEKDFSQGSNLSGALQSDGRPVASKRTQQEQLQHWQRNRRMLAYSTVGTPDYIAPEVLLKKGYGMECDWWSLGAIMYEMLVGFPPFYSDEPMSTCRKIVNWRTHLKFPEEAKLSPEAKDLISKLLCNVEQRLGTKGADEIKAHPWFKGIEWDKLYQMKAAFIPEVNDELDTQNFEKFEETENAIQSSSKSGPWRKMLSSKDINFVGYTYKNFEIIDDNQLPGIAELKKKSAKSKRPSIKSLFDNESAMANQPVQGSFLKLLPPQLEVPEKPMNANEKHS; translated from the exons ATGGAAGCTACTAGGTGTTGGTTTAATAAGTTTAGATCCAAAGACAAGCCAAAGCCCTCAACAAATAAGGAGAGTACAGGCAATGCAAGAGATGGATCAAGAGCACCAACCAGTGAAGATGTGCCCTCAAATGTCACCAAGCAGAAGGTCGCAGCTGCCAAGCAGTATATAGAAAACCATTACAAGAAGCAAATGAAGAGCTTGGAAGAAAGGAGAGAGAG ACGCCACGTTCTAGAAAAGAAGTTGGCTGATGCTGAGGTTTCTCAAGAAGAGCAAAGCAACCTGCTTAAGCATCTAGAGAAGAAGGAAACAGAGTATATGCGTCTTCAAAGGCATAAAATGGGTGCTGATGATTTTGAGCCACTAACAATGATAGGGAGGGGTGCTTTTGGAGAG GTTAGAGTTTGTCGGGAGAAAGCAACTGGCCATGTATATGCCATGAAGAAGCTTAAGAAATCAGAGATGCTTCGAAGAGGCCAG GTCGAACATGTGAAAGCTGAAAGGAATCTATTGGCGGAGGTTGACAGTAACTGTATTGTAAAGCTGTACTGCTCTTTCCAAGACGAAGAGTATTTATATCTTATTATGGAATACTTACCTGGTGGAGATATGATGACTTTGCTGATGAGGAAAGATACTCTAACCGAAGATGAGGCTCGGTTTTATGTTGGTGAAACAGTTTTAGCTATCGAGTCAATccataaacataattatattcaTAG AGATATCAAGCCGGATAACTTACTTCTTGACAAGGATGGCCATATGAAATTATCGGATTTTGGATTATGTAAACCATTAGATTGTAGTAACCTCCAAGAAAAGGATTTTTCCCAGGGAAGTAACCTCAGTGGTGCTCTTCAAAGTGATGGGCGTCCTGTGGCATCAAAACGCACACAACAGGAACAACTACAACATTGGCAAAGGAATAGGCGGATGCTT GCTTATTCTACAGTTGGAACGCCTGATTATATTGCCCCGGAAGTTTTGCTGAAGAAAGGATATGGAATGGAATGTGATTG GTGGTCACTCGGTGCCATCATGTATGAAATGCTTGTGGGATTCCCACCATTTTACTCAGACGAGCCAATGTCAACTTGTAGGAAG ATAGTTAATTGGAGAACTCATTTGAAATTTCCAGAAGAAGCAAAGCTCTCTCCAGAAGCGAAGGATCTAATTAGTAAACTCTTATGCAATGTTGAACAAAGGCTTGGGACCAAGGGTGCAGACGAAATAAAG GCACATCCTTGGTTCAAGGGCATTGAGTGGGATAAGTTGTATCAAATGAAAGCTGCATTTATTCCTGAGGTCAATGATGAATTGGATACTCAAAATTTTGAGAAGTTTGAAGAG ACTGAAAACGCAATTCAAAGTTCGTCAAAATCAGGTCCATGGAGAAAG ATGTTGTCATCGAAGGATATCAATTTCGTAGGTTATACGTACAAAAACTTTGAAATCATTGATGATAATCAATTGCCTGGAATTG CTGAACTGAAAAAGAAGAGCGCGAAATCTAAAAGACCTTCCATCAAATCACTTTTTG ATAACGAATCTGCAATGGCTAATCAACCTGTTCAAGGAAGCTTTCTGAAACTCTTGCCTCCGCAACTAGAAGTCCCCGAGAAACCGATGAACGCTAATGAGAAGCACTCATGA